Proteins encoded within one genomic window of Cucumis sativus cultivar 9930 chromosome 3, Cucumber_9930_V3, whole genome shotgun sequence:
- the LOC101215772 gene encoding uncharacterized protein LOC101215772 — MKTIGGQFGDGVSLKTQKILPLYSSVSPVARLHIKPPSFSLTNSGSLNLGLLTLRDLHSFIDITIKCCNMDGSYSFWQLGDELRGQTKVSEDHKWLWAASKLAEQTRSKGERMNNLDFSKSTLDARPREKFGFQEDNKFESFNFNMLSLDSKMTDPVNKSSLRNGIYNMNAVYVKNNTNVAGNLPGAKFSGNDYINKDLTNYSSTNNNVGENANSINAIDKRFKTLPATETLPRNEVLGGYIFVCNNDTMQEDLKRQLFGLPPRYRDSVRAITPGLPLFLYNYTTHQLHGIFEAASFGGSNIDPTAWEDKKCKGESRFPAQVRIRIRKLCRALEEDSFRPVLHHYDGPKFRLELSIPETLDLLDLCEQAGSAS; from the exons atgaaaactATTGGAGGACAATTTGGTGATGGCGTTTCTTTAAAAACCCAAAAGATCCTTCCTCTTTACTCCTCTGTCTCCCCTGTCGCTCGGCTTCATATAAAACccccttctttctctctcacaaATTCTGGATCCCTAAATCTAGGGCTTCTTACTCTCAG ggatcttcattcattcattgatATCACAATCAAGTGCTGCAATATGGATGGTTCATATAGCTTTTGGCAATTGGGTGATGAGCTGCGAGGTCAGACAAAAGTCTCTGAAGATCATAAATGGTTATGGGCTGCATCTAAACTGGCTGAGCAGACCAGATCAAAGGGGGAGCGCATGAATAACCTTGATTTTTCAAAGAGCACTCTTGATGCAAGGCCAAGGGAAAAGTTTGGTTTTCAGGAAGATAACAAATTTGAGAGTTTCAACTTTAACATGTTGAGCTTGGATTCAAAAATGACCGACCCTGTTAACAAAAGTTCATTGAGGAATGGAATTTACAACATGAATGCAGTTTATGtgaaaaacaatacaaatgtTGCTGGAAATTTACCTGGTGCTAAGTTCAGTGGCAATGATTATATCAACAAAGATCTTACCAATTACAGTAGTACCAACAATAACGTTGGTGAAAATGCTAACTCCATCAATGCAATTGATAAAAGGTTCAAGACATTGCCAGCAACAGAGACACTGCCCAGAAATGAAGTTCTTGGTGGATACATCTTTGTCTGTAACAATGATACCATGCAAGAAGACTTAAAGAGGCAACTTTTTG GTTTGCCTCCAAGGTATAGGGACTCGGTGCGTGCAATAACTCCAGGCTTGCCTCTGTTTCTCTATAACTACACCACCCATCAGTTACATGGGATTTTTGAG GCAGCAAGTTTTGGGGGCTCCAACATTGATCCGACTGCTTGGGAAGACAAGAAATGTAAAGGTGAATCCAGGTTTCCGGCTCAG GTAAGGATCCGCATTAGGAAACTCTGCAGGGCACTAGAAGAAGATTCCTTCCGGCCAGTCTTGCACCACTATGATGGTCCAAAATTCCGTCTTGAACTATCAATCCCTGAG ACATTGGATCTCCTAGACCTGTGTGAGCAAGCAGGTTCAGCATCATAA